A single Geoalkalibacter sp. DNA region contains:
- the vapC gene encoding type II toxin-antitoxin system VapC family toxin has protein sequence MKVLVDTSVWSLALRRSHPDGQNPYVRELRELINELRVQMVGPVRQELLSGVRHQASFERLRDALRAFPDLVLESCDFERAAEFFNESVAKGVQGSNTDFLLCALADRHGLPILTTDKDFLHFQKILPLTLHQPRSF, from the coding sequence ATGAAGGTTTTGGTCGATACCAGCGTCTGGTCCCTGGCGTTGCGCCGCAGCCATCCCGATGGGCAGAATCCCTATGTCAGGGAACTGCGGGAGCTGATCAACGAACTGCGAGTGCAGATGGTCGGCCCCGTTCGACAGGAACTGCTGTCCGGGGTGCGCCACCAAGCAAGCTTCGAACGCTTGCGCGATGCGCTACGTGCTTTTCCTGATTTGGTTCTGGAAAGTTGCGATTTTGAGCGCGCGGCCGAATTTTTCAATGAGTCGGTGGCCAAGGGCGTTCAGGGTTCCAATACCGATTTTCTGCTCTGCGCGCTGGCCGATCGTCATGGCTTGCCGATCCTGACCACCGACAAGGATTTTCTCCACTTTCAGAAAATCCTTCCCCTGACTCTGCATCAGCCTCGTTCGTTTTAA
- a CDS encoding type II toxin-antitoxin system VapB family antitoxin, whose protein sequence is MPTNLAIEDRLIEEARRVGRHKTKKAVVTEALEEYIQRRKQMEIQDLFGKVDYLPDYDYKAQRRQS, encoded by the coding sequence ATGCCAACCAATCTCGCGATTGAAGATCGGCTGATCGAGGAAGCGCGCCGCGTGGGGCGGCACAAAACCAAAAAAGCCGTGGTCACCGAGGCGCTGGAAGAATATATCCAGCGCCGCAAGCAGATGGAAATTCAGGATCTTTTCGGCAAGGTCGACTATCTGCCCGACTACGACTACAAGGCTCAGCGGCGCCAGTCATGA